From one Triticum urartu cultivar G1812 chromosome 3, Tu2.1, whole genome shotgun sequence genomic stretch:
- the LOC125548188 gene encoding protein MAIN-LIKE 1-like has protein sequence MMREKEMKLEPLKIRYHGVSGPAMPYDERYTPYIKQAGLLPWIQLVSRSTPNLNAPLVSALADRWRPETHSFHLPTGEMTVTLEDVSLITGLAIDGMPLCMSTDSDGWREQMIALIGMAPTEAEADVEEREEKNKKERKASGAAFTWIQTHFATCPPDATDDVIQTHARVYMWYVVSRTLFPDSTGKNAPWMWLKALTVFDSKWSWGSATLAYLY, from the exons ATGATGCGCGAGAAGGAGATG AAGCTTGAACCTTTGAAGATTCGGTATCACGGGGTCTCTGGTCCTGCCATGCCTTACGATGAGCGGTACACACCGTACATCAAGCAGGCAGGACTACTCCCGTGGATTCAGTTGGTCAGCCGGTCCACGCCGAATCTGAATGCTCCATTAGTGTCCGCTCTTGCTGATCGGTGGAGGCCGGAGACGCATAGTTTCCATCTTCCGACTGGGGAGATGACCGTGACGCTCGAGGATGTCTCGTTGAT aaccGGTCTTGCTATCGACGGGATGCCTCTCTGTATGAGCACCGATTCTGATGGGTGGCGCGAGCAGATGATTGCTCTTATCGGTATGGCTCCTACCGAGGCTGAGGCTGATGTagaggagagagaagagaagaATAAGAAGGAAAGGAAAGCATCCGGAGCTGCTTTCACGTGGATTCAAACTCACTTTGCGACGTGCCCTCCGGATGCCACTGATGACGTGATCCAGACACATGCTCGTGTCTACATGTGGTATGTTGTGTCGAGGACTTTGTTTCCTGACTCCACTGGCAAGAATGCTCCATGGATGTGGCTGAAGGCGTTGACCGTCTTCGATAGCAAATGGAGCTGGGGTTCAGCGACTCTTGCCTACTTGTACTGA